The DNA region GTATTATTTGCCCGCGTCCGGCTTTGCCGGTTCAGTTCAGGCGCATCGGCTGATGCGGGCTGTCGAGCGAGAAGGCGGGGATCGTCACGTCGAAGGCGCGGCCGTCCGCCCCTTCCATCCCATAGCTGCCGGCCATGATGCCCGACGGCGTGCCGAGCGGCGTGCCGCTGGTGTATTCGAAATGCTCCCCCGGTTCGAGCACCGGCTGTTCGCCGACGACGCCGGGTCCACGCACCTCCTGCACGCGGCCCATGGCATCGGTGATGCGCCAATGG from Azospirillum sp. B510 includes:
- the apaG gene encoding Co2+/Mg2+ efflux protein ApaG — its product is MYTAVTRDIRVTVQPVFLEDQSAPAEGRFVWAYHVRIENEGRETVQLRTRHWRITDAMGRVQEVRGPGVVGEQPVLEPGEHFEYTSGTPLGTPSGIMAGSYGMEGADGRAFDVTIPAFSLDSPHQPMRLN